The following proteins come from a genomic window of Kitasatospora sp. NBC_01246:
- a CDS encoding C40 family peptidase yields MATHRRPKQSSRARVTVLTAAAATAVALSAQVSAHAAPSPSPKKEDVKAQVDQLQEEAEQATEKFNGAKERADQLRKQADQLQDQVARGQDQMTQLQGGLAEVAAEQYRTGGIDPSVQLMLASDPSGYLDKAASVQQASSSQTEALKGLQDQQRRLDQQKAEAAAVLASLDSTTKDLNQSKAEVNKKLKEAQDLLNSLSAADRAALKAAQQQADRASRGSERTDLSSLPQGSGFAGQAVANAMSKQGSPYVWSAVGPNSFDCSGLMVWSYAKAGVSLPRTSQAQANYGSKVASLADAQPGDLIIYRPDRSHVGMYIGNGMVVHAPHTGDVVKVMKADAMPINAIRRV; encoded by the coding sequence TTGGCCACCCACCGCCGTCCCAAGCAGTCGAGCCGTGCACGGGTCACCGTGCTGACCGCTGCCGCTGCGACCGCGGTCGCCCTCTCGGCCCAGGTCAGCGCCCACGCCGCGCCCAGCCCGTCCCCCAAGAAGGAGGACGTGAAGGCGCAGGTCGACCAGCTGCAGGAGGAGGCCGAGCAGGCCACCGAGAAGTTCAACGGTGCCAAGGAGCGGGCGGACCAGCTGCGCAAGCAGGCGGACCAGCTCCAGGACCAGGTGGCTCGCGGCCAGGACCAGATGACCCAGCTTCAGGGCGGGCTGGCCGAGGTGGCGGCCGAGCAGTACCGGACCGGCGGCATCGACCCGTCCGTCCAGCTGATGCTCGCCTCCGACCCGTCCGGCTACCTGGACAAGGCCGCCAGCGTCCAGCAGGCCAGCTCCAGCCAGACCGAGGCGCTCAAGGGCCTGCAGGACCAGCAGCGCCGGCTGGACCAGCAGAAGGCCGAGGCGGCCGCCGTCCTCGCCTCGCTGGACAGCACGACCAAGGACCTGAACCAGTCCAAGGCCGAGGTCAACAAGAAGCTCAAGGAAGCCCAGGACCTGCTGAACTCGCTCAGCGCCGCCGACCGGGCCGCGCTGAAGGCCGCCCAGCAGCAGGCCGACCGGGCCTCGCGCGGCAGCGAGCGCACCGACCTGAGCAGCCTCCCGCAGGGCAGCGGCTTCGCCGGGCAGGCCGTCGCCAACGCGATGAGCAAGCAGGGTTCGCCGTACGTCTGGAGCGCGGTCGGCCCGAACTCCTTCGACTGCTCCGGTCTGATGGTCTGGTCGTACGCGAAGGCCGGCGTCTCGCTGCCGCGCACCTCGCAGGCGCAGGCCAACTACGGCTCGAAGGTGGCCTCGCTGGCCGACGCCCAGCCGGGCGACCTCATCATCTACCGCCCGGACCGCAGCCACGTCGGGATGTACATCGGCAACGGGATGGTGGTCCACGCGCCGCACACCGGTGACGTGGTGAAGGTGATGAAGGCCGACGCGATGCCGATCAACGCGATCCGCCGGGTCTGA
- a CDS encoding C40 family peptidase, which yields MASHRRPKPAGRARVSILTGVAAAAVALSAQSGAHADPTPTKDQVKEQIDQLNEQAEQATEKLNGAQAKQQELQKQVGELQDKVARQQAAVTEAQGGLAEIAGEQYRNGGISPTVQLMLSSSPDSFLSQAGAINQAGSTQSGALKDLQEQQRRLDQDRNEAQGKLGELEATTQQLKASKEEVQGKLAKAQDLYNSLSEQERQAMRAAEEKAAAEAKAKADAAKAEAKAKADADRASRDNTRDQLPAPSSPAAKPAAAAAAPSAPAANGSRAAAAIAAAESKLGAPYVYGAAGPSSFDCSGLTSWAYAQADVSLPRTSQSQATAGTNVGTNIANAQPGDLIIYRADRSHVALYVGGGQVIHAPKPGANVRYETASMLPISAIVRV from the coding sequence GTGGCGTCCCATCGTCGTCCCAAGCCCGCCGGCCGCGCCCGGGTCTCGATTCTGACCGGTGTCGCCGCCGCGGCGGTCGCGCTCTCCGCGCAGTCCGGCGCCCACGCCGACCCGACGCCGACCAAGGATCAGGTCAAGGAGCAGATCGACCAGCTCAACGAGCAGGCCGAGCAGGCCACCGAGAAGCTCAACGGCGCCCAGGCCAAGCAGCAGGAGCTGCAGAAGCAGGTCGGTGAGCTGCAGGACAAGGTGGCCCGTCAGCAGGCCGCGGTGACCGAGGCCCAGGGCGGTCTCGCCGAGATCGCCGGCGAGCAGTACCGCAACGGCGGCATATCGCCGACCGTGCAGCTGATGCTCTCGTCCAGCCCGGACAGCTTCCTCAGCCAGGCCGGCGCCATCAACCAGGCCGGCAGCACGCAGTCCGGTGCGCTGAAGGACCTCCAGGAGCAGCAGCGCAGGCTCGACCAGGACCGCAACGAGGCCCAGGGCAAGCTCGGCGAGCTCGAAGCCACCACCCAGCAGCTGAAGGCCTCCAAGGAGGAGGTCCAGGGCAAGCTGGCCAAGGCCCAGGACCTGTACAACTCGCTGTCCGAGCAGGAGCGCCAGGCGATGCGCGCGGCCGAGGAGAAGGCCGCCGCCGAGGCGAAGGCCAAGGCGGACGCCGCCAAGGCCGAGGCCAAGGCCAAGGCGGACGCCGACCGCGCCTCCCGCGACAACACCCGCGACCAGCTGCCCGCCCCGTCGTCGCCGGCCGCCAAGCCCGCCGCCGCGGCCGCCGCGCCGTCCGCGCCCGCCGCCAACGGCTCGCGCGCCGCCGCCGCGATCGCCGCCGCGGAGAGCAAGCTGGGTGCCCCGTACGTCTACGGCGCGGCCGGTCCGAGCTCCTTCGACTGCTCCGGCCTGACCAGCTGGGCCTACGCCCAGGCGGACGTGTCGCTGCCGCGCACCTCGCAGTCCCAGGCCACCGCCGGCACCAACGTGGGCACCAACATCGCCAACGCCCAGCCCGGCGACCTGATCATCTACCGTGCGGACCGCAGCCACGTCGCGCTCTACGTCGGCGGCGGCCAGGTCATCCACGCGCCGAAGCCCGGCGCGAACGTCCGGTACGAGACCGCCAGCATGCTGCCGATCTCGGCCATCGTGCGCGTCTGA
- a CDS encoding glycosyltransferase 87 family protein, giving the protein MELAPATKSGSPSGADGPGTALAVRQEPVPAPTGPSRRTGALCALGGTWLASRALLLLLVTGVLRMAGGDITTDVWLIYHGWYGVLQTGTFPLDDVTWQYPPGAALVIMLPGLLPWSYLVSFWVICGLADAVAMALLVRTGLRRGRALTGAWVWVAGVPLLGPMIYNRYDVIVTAVAVAGLLALIRRPAIGGILLGLGGIIKIWPLIGLIGTPSGRRTRRSWTAAAATAVSVGFLLAAGMNGAFEFLTFQKDRGVEVESVGALPLHFARMAGAWDGRVTMNYGSVEMLGPWVNVVGKVMLAGSLLGFAWLLLWRFTAKRRNAATMYDAALAALLIFTVTSRVISPQYLVWLVGVAAVCLTVRGTSQRPVALLVLAATPLTVVEFPLLFSELVGSEPWAVTALTLRNLLLLAATGLSCVRLWRSTRGTAQLPPTVVLDRAEPEPVSATGYPVRPGIAYEQDLLDGIDRPPAQRRR; this is encoded by the coding sequence GTGGAGTTGGCCCCGGCCACCAAGTCCGGTTCACCCAGCGGCGCCGACGGCCCCGGCACGGCGCTGGCCGTCCGCCAGGAGCCCGTACCGGCCCCCACCGGCCCCTCCCGGCGTACCGGGGCGCTCTGCGCGCTCGGCGGGACGTGGCTGGCCTCCCGGGCACTGCTGCTGCTGCTGGTGACCGGCGTGCTGCGGATGGCCGGCGGGGACATCACCACGGACGTCTGGCTGATCTACCACGGCTGGTACGGCGTCCTGCAGACCGGCACCTTCCCGCTGGACGACGTGACCTGGCAGTACCCGCCCGGCGCCGCCCTGGTGATCATGCTGCCCGGGCTGCTGCCCTGGTCGTACCTGGTCTCCTTCTGGGTGATCTGCGGGCTGGCCGACGCGGTCGCGATGGCCCTGCTGGTGCGTACCGGCCTGCGCAGGGGCCGGGCGCTGACCGGCGCCTGGGTCTGGGTGGCCGGCGTGCCGCTGCTCGGTCCGATGATCTACAACCGGTACGACGTCATCGTCACCGCCGTCGCGGTGGCCGGCCTGCTGGCGCTGATCCGCCGCCCGGCGATCGGCGGCATCCTGCTGGGGCTGGGCGGGATCATCAAGATCTGGCCGCTGATCGGCCTGATCGGCACCCCGTCCGGCCGCCGCACCCGCCGCTCCTGGACCGCCGCCGCGGCCACCGCCGTCTCGGTGGGCTTCCTGCTGGCGGCCGGGATGAACGGCGCCTTCGAGTTCCTGACCTTCCAGAAGGACCGCGGCGTCGAGGTGGAGTCGGTCGGCGCGCTGCCGCTGCACTTCGCCCGGATGGCCGGCGCCTGGGACGGCAGGGTGACGATGAACTACGGCTCGGTCGAGATGCTCGGGCCGTGGGTGAACGTGGTCGGCAAGGTGATGCTGGCCGGCAGCCTGCTGGGCTTCGCCTGGCTGCTGCTCTGGCGCTTCACCGCCAAGCGCCGCAACGCGGCGACCATGTACGACGCGGCGCTGGCCGCGCTGCTGATCTTCACCGTGACCAGCCGGGTGATCAGCCCGCAGTACCTGGTCTGGCTGGTCGGCGTGGCGGCGGTCTGCCTGACCGTGCGCGGCACCAGCCAGCGCCCGGTGGCGCTGCTGGTCCTGGCCGCGACGCCGCTGACCGTGGTGGAGTTCCCGCTGCTCTTCAGCGAGCTGGTCGGCAGCGAGCCCTGGGCCGTCACCGCGCTGACCCTGCGCAACCTGCTGCTGCTGGCCGCCACCGGGCTCTCCTGCGTCCGGCTCTGGCGCTCGACCCGCGGGACCGCCCAGCTCCCGCCGACCGTCGTGCTGGACCGCGCGGAGCCGGAGCCGGTGTCGGCGACCGGCTACCCGGTGCGCCCGGGGATCGCGTACGAGCAGGACCTGCTGGACGGCATCGACCGGCCGCCGGCCCAGCGGCGGCGCTAG
- a CDS encoding AMP-dependent synthetase/ligase — translation MLDFSLPALYQVPSGGNLSDLVHQNAERHPDVVVLSRKVDGRWQELTAAQFLVEVHAAAKGLIAAGIEPGDRVGIMSRTRYEWTLLDFAIWTAGAITVPVYETSSAEQVEWILGDSGAVAVLTETAQHAAVVEEVRGRLPLLRQTWQIEGGALATLAGAGRDVTDATVAERRSLATADSIATVVYTSGTTGRPKGCQLTHANFMAECGNIVERLAPLFRTGESSVLLFLPLAHVLGRIAEIAPAMAPIKLGHVSDIKDVTAELAAFRPTLILGVPRVFEKVYNTARTKAQADGKGKIFDKAADTAIAYSRALDAGGAGLGLRIKHKIFDKLVYSKLRAALGGRATHAISGGAPLGERLGHFYRGIGFTVLEGYGLTETCAATAFNPWDKPKIGTVGQPLPGAAVRIAEDGEVLFKGPQVFTGYWNNPQATAEALKDGWISTGDIGSLDSEGYLTITGRKKEIIVTAGGKNVAPAVIEDRIRAHALIGEVMVVGDRRPFIGCLVTVDEDFFPKWKELNGKPATATVAELREDADLLAAVQAAVDDGNAAVSHAEAVKKFRLLDTVFSEESGHLTPSLKLKRNLVLKDFAADVEAIYQR, via the coding sequence TTGCTCGACTTCAGCCTTCCGGCCCTCTACCAGGTACCGAGCGGCGGTAACCTCTCCGACCTCGTGCACCAGAACGCCGAGCGGCACCCGGACGTCGTGGTGCTCAGTCGCAAGGTGGACGGCCGGTGGCAGGAGTTGACCGCCGCCCAGTTCCTGGTCGAGGTGCACGCCGCCGCCAAGGGTCTGATCGCCGCGGGCATCGAGCCCGGCGACCGGGTGGGCATCATGTCCCGCACCCGCTACGAGTGGACGCTGCTGGACTTCGCGATCTGGACGGCCGGCGCGATCACCGTGCCGGTGTACGAGACCTCCTCCGCCGAACAGGTGGAGTGGATCCTCGGCGACTCCGGGGCGGTGGCCGTCCTCACCGAGACCGCCCAGCACGCCGCGGTGGTCGAGGAGGTCCGGGGGCGCCTGCCGCTGCTGCGGCAGACCTGGCAGATCGAGGGCGGCGCCCTGGCGACGCTGGCCGGGGCGGGCCGGGACGTCACCGACGCGACCGTGGCCGAGCGCCGGTCGCTGGCGACGGCCGACTCGATCGCCACCGTCGTCTACACCTCGGGCACCACCGGCCGCCCCAAGGGCTGCCAGCTGACCCACGCCAACTTCATGGCCGAGTGCGGCAACATCGTGGAGCGGCTGGCCCCGCTGTTCCGCACCGGCGAGAGCTCGGTGCTGCTCTTCCTGCCGCTGGCCCACGTGCTCGGCCGGATCGCCGAGATCGCCCCCGCGATGGCCCCGATCAAGCTCGGCCACGTCTCGGACATCAAGGACGTCACCGCCGAGCTGGCGGCGTTCCGGCCCACCCTGATCCTGGGCGTGCCGAGAGTGTTCGAGAAGGTCTACAACACCGCCCGCACGAAGGCCCAGGCCGACGGCAAGGGCAAGATCTTCGACAAGGCCGCCGACACCGCGATCGCGTACAGCCGGGCGCTGGACGCCGGCGGCGCGGGCCTGGGCCTGCGGATCAAGCACAAGATCTTCGACAAGCTGGTCTACAGCAAGCTGCGCGCCGCGCTCGGCGGGCGGGCCACCCACGCGATCTCCGGCGGCGCCCCGCTCGGCGAGCGGCTCGGCCACTTCTACCGGGGCATCGGCTTCACCGTCCTGGAGGGCTACGGCCTGACCGAGACCTGCGCGGCCACCGCCTTCAACCCGTGGGACAAGCCGAAGATCGGTACGGTCGGCCAGCCGCTGCCCGGCGCCGCCGTCCGGATCGCCGAGGACGGCGAGGTCCTGTTCAAGGGCCCGCAGGTGTTCACCGGCTACTGGAACAACCCGCAGGCCACCGCCGAGGCGCTGAAGGACGGCTGGATCTCCACCGGCGACATCGGCTCGCTGGACTCCGAGGGCTACCTCACCATCACCGGCCGCAAGAAGGAGATCATCGTCACCGCGGGCGGCAAGAACGTCGCCCCGGCGGTGATCGAGGACCGGATCCGGGCGCACGCGCTGATCGGCGAGGTGATGGTGGTCGGCGACCGCAGGCCGTTCATCGGCTGCCTGGTCACCGTGGACGAGGACTTCTTCCCCAAGTGGAAGGAGCTGAACGGCAAGCCCGCCACCGCCACGGTGGCCGAGCTGCGCGAGGACGCGGACCTGCTGGCCGCCGTCCAGGCCGCCGTGGACGACGGCAACGCCGCCGTCTCGCACGCCGAGGCGGTGAAGAAGTTCCGGCTGCTGGACACCGTCTTCTCCGAGGAGAGCGGCCACCTCACGCCGTCGCTCAAGCTCAAGCGCAACCTGGTGCTGAAGGACTTCGCGGCCGACGTCGAGGCGATCTACCAGCGCTGA
- a CDS encoding SRPBCC family protein, whose amino-acid sequence MAEHTRSSITIDATPAKVMAVIADFAAYPAWTGEVKEVEVLETAENGRAAQVRLLLDAGAIRDEHVLAYTWDGDREVGWTLVRSQMLRSLDGSYSLAPLDGGRTEVTYQLAVDVKIPMLGMIKRKAEKVIIDRALAGLKKRVEG is encoded by the coding sequence ATGGCGGAGCACACCAGGTCGAGCATCACCATCGACGCGACCCCGGCGAAGGTCATGGCCGTGATCGCCGACTTCGCCGCCTACCCGGCCTGGACCGGCGAGGTCAAGGAGGTCGAGGTGCTGGAGACCGCCGAGAACGGCCGCGCCGCCCAGGTGCGCCTGCTGCTCGACGCCGGCGCCATCCGCGACGAGCACGTGCTGGCCTACACCTGGGACGGCGACCGCGAGGTCGGCTGGACGCTGGTGCGCAGCCAGATGCTCCGTTCGCTGGACGGCTCCTACTCGCTCGCCCCGCTGGACGGCGGCCGGACCGAGGTCACCTACCAGCTGGCCGTCGACGTCAAGATCCCGATGCTCGGGATGATCAAGCGCAAGGCCGAGAAGGTCATCATCGACCGGGCGCTGGCCGGACTGAAGAAGCGCGTCGAGGGCTGA
- a CDS encoding ArsA family ATPase, translating to MTATRTILVSGDGAAPMVAAATALHAARQGRRTLLLAADDPHRTLDAVLGARLEPEPAPYAPGLTVARIDEQAAFRHALGEIGGRIKPALDLLGADPLDPEELTALPGTARLALLRALPAAEADVLVVLAPPPAELIAALALPEQLERYLARLVPEQRQAARALRPLLAGLAGVPMPADWLYEGRTKAAAALAEARAALAAPGTSVRLVTAADAHPYGELRRIRAGLALHGHRPDAVVVHGALPDAAADSADPWLAGLARRRQEELAALTAASDVPVLVTGFAEVTLEAVADRLYGAGADPAPLDPKPWSVEDRLAEDGLLVWHLALPGAERADLDLVRRGDELVVGLGAHRRVLTLPSALRRCTVAGAGLHDGALAVRFAPDPALWPRG from the coding sequence ATGACGGCGACACGCACCATCCTGGTCAGCGGCGACGGGGCGGCGCCCATGGTGGCCGCCGCCACCGCCCTGCACGCCGCCCGGCAGGGGCGGCGCACCCTGCTGCTGGCCGCCGACGACCCGCACCGCACCCTGGACGCCGTCCTCGGCGCCCGGCTGGAGCCCGAACCGGCCCCGTACGCCCCCGGCCTGACCGTGGCCCGGATCGACGAGCAGGCCGCGTTCCGGCACGCCCTCGGCGAGATCGGCGGCCGGATCAAGCCCGCGCTCGACCTGCTCGGCGCCGACCCGCTCGACCCCGAGGAGCTCACCGCCCTTCCCGGCACCGCCCGGCTCGCCCTGCTCCGGGCCCTGCCCGCCGCCGAGGCCGACGTCCTGGTGGTGCTCGCCCCGCCGCCCGCCGAGCTGATCGCCGCGCTCGCGCTGCCCGAGCAGCTGGAGCGCTACCTGGCCCGGCTGGTGCCCGAGCAGCGGCAGGCCGCCCGGGCGCTGCGCCCGCTGCTGGCCGGCCTGGCCGGGGTGCCGATGCCCGCCGACTGGCTCTACGAGGGCCGGACCAAGGCGGCCGCCGCGCTCGCCGAGGCCCGTGCGGCGCTCGCCGCCCCCGGCACCAGCGTCCGCCTGGTCACCGCCGCCGACGCCCACCCGTACGGGGAGCTGCGCCGGATCCGGGCCGGGCTGGCCCTGCACGGCCACCGGCCGGACGCCGTGGTGGTGCACGGCGCGCTGCCGGACGCCGCCGCCGATTCGGCCGATCCCTGGCTGGCCGGGCTGGCCCGGCGCCGGCAGGAGGAGCTGGCCGCGCTGACTGCCGCGAGCGACGTCCCGGTGCTGGTCACCGGGTTCGCCGAGGTCACCCTGGAGGCCGTCGCGGACCGCCTCTACGGCGCGGGGGCCGACCCGGCCCCGCTCGACCCGAAGCCGTGGAGCGTCGAGGACCGGCTGGCCGAGGACGGACTGCTGGTCTGGCACCTCGCGCTGCCCGGTGCCGAGCGGGCCGACCTGGACCTGGTGCGGCGCGGCGACGAACTCGTGGTCGGCCTCGGTGCCCACCGGCGGGTGCTCACGCTGCCCTCGGCCCTGCGCCGCTGCACGGTGGCGGGCGCGGGCCTGCACGACGGGGCGCTCGCCGTCCGCTTCGCGCCCGATCCGGCGCTCTGGCCGCGCGGCTGA
- a CDS encoding glycosyltransferase family 4 protein, protein MHKTLIVTNDFPPRPGGIQAFVHNMAVRQPAGSIVVYASTWRDGAEVARFDAEQPFPVIRDRTKVMVPTPRVTRRAAEILRAEKCDSVWFGAAAPLGLMAPALRRAGAGGRLLGMTHGHEAAWAQLPVARQLLRRIGAGTDTLTYLGEYTRSRIADAVGPEAAARMVQLPPGVDEQTFHPDSGGAELRRRLGLADRPVVVCVSRLVPRKGQDTLIEAMPQILAEVPDAVLLIVGDGPYRADLEKLADARGVRHAVRFTGAVPWSELPAHYGAGDVFAMPCRTRRGGLDVEGLGIVYLEASATGLPVVAGDSGGAPDAVLEGETGYVVPGGSPAAAAERIVRLLNDEELRRRLGEAGRRWVDRSWRWDLLAGRLTSLLAG, encoded by the coding sequence ATGCACAAGACCTTGATCGTCACCAATGACTTCCCGCCGCGACCCGGCGGCATCCAGGCCTTCGTCCACAACATGGCTGTCCGTCAGCCCGCCGGGAGCATCGTGGTCTACGCGTCGACCTGGCGCGACGGCGCCGAGGTCGCCCGCTTCGACGCCGAACAGCCGTTCCCGGTGATCCGCGACCGGACGAAGGTGATGGTTCCCACACCGCGCGTCACCCGCCGGGCCGCCGAGATCCTCCGCGCCGAGAAGTGCGACTCGGTCTGGTTCGGCGCGGCCGCCCCGCTCGGGCTGATGGCGCCCGCGCTGCGCCGGGCCGGAGCCGGCGGGCGGCTGCTCGGCATGACGCACGGCCACGAGGCCGCCTGGGCCCAGCTCCCGGTGGCCCGGCAGCTGCTGCGCCGGATCGGCGCCGGTACCGACACCCTCACCTACCTCGGCGAGTACACCCGCTCCCGGATCGCCGACGCGGTCGGCCCGGAGGCGGCCGCCCGGATGGTGCAGCTGCCGCCGGGGGTCGACGAGCAGACCTTCCACCCCGACTCGGGCGGCGCCGAGCTGCGCCGCCGGCTCGGGCTGGCCGACCGGCCGGTGGTGGTCTGCGTCTCCCGGCTGGTGCCGCGCAAGGGCCAGGACACCCTGATCGAGGCGATGCCGCAGATCCTCGCCGAGGTGCCGGACGCCGTGCTGCTGATCGTCGGCGACGGCCCCTACCGGGCGGACCTGGAGAAGCTCGCCGACGCCCGGGGCGTGCGCCACGCGGTGCGGTTCACCGGCGCGGTGCCGTGGTCGGAGCTGCCCGCGCACTACGGCGCCGGGGACGTCTTCGCGATGCCCTGCCGGACCCGGCGGGGCGGGCTGGACGTCGAGGGCCTGGGCATCGTCTACCTGGAGGCCTCGGCGACCGGTCTGCCGGTGGTGGCCGGGGACTCCGGCGGCGCGCCGGACGCGGTGCTGGAGGGCGAGACCGGCTACGTGGTGCCGGGCGGCTCGCCGGCCGCCGCGGCCGAGCGGATCGTCCGGCTGCTGAACGACGAGGAGCTGCGCCGGCGGCTCGGCGAGGCCGGGCGGCGCTGGGTGGACCGCTCCTGGCGGTGGGACCTGCTGGCCGGGCGGCTGACCTCGCTGCTGGCGGGCTGA
- a CDS encoding C40 family peptidase: MAVHRRSPLPGAFARALVLTAAATTALGVATGGAAQAAPGTPDGPSNRKDVKAQVEQLYDEAEQASEKYNAALDVQQRLQHETGTLQQQVAVAQGELNELRGDLATVAGAEYRGGGMAQTVQLMLSTDPEGYLSKARSLDQAAERQNETLHEVVARQRRLDQRRSEASMKLSELEETRRALAESKQQIQQRLAKAQRLLNSLGAGERARMVAQDAREAEQRATRGTDRLDLGTAPPASERGAAALAAAVRMIGSPYVYGSAGPRAFDCSGLMYWSWRQAGVTLPRTSQAQAYAGQRVSISDARPGDLVIFYRDRHHVGMYAGGGVIVHAPYPGAKVRYESVNAMPVAEVIRL, from the coding sequence ATGGCCGTGCACCGCCGTTCCCCCCTGCCGGGCGCGTTCGCCCGTGCGCTGGTGCTGACCGCCGCGGCCACCACCGCGCTGGGGGTGGCCACGGGGGGTGCCGCCCAGGCCGCCCCGGGCACGCCGGACGGGCCGTCGAACCGCAAGGACGTCAAGGCGCAGGTGGAACAGCTGTACGACGAGGCCGAGCAGGCCTCGGAGAAGTACAACGCCGCACTGGACGTCCAGCAGCGCCTCCAGCACGAGACCGGCACGCTCCAGCAGCAGGTCGCCGTCGCCCAGGGCGAGCTCAACGAGCTCCGCGGCGACCTCGCCACCGTGGCCGGCGCCGAGTACCGGGGCGGCGGGATGGCGCAGACCGTCCAGCTGATGCTCTCCACCGACCCGGAGGGCTACCTCTCCAAGGCCCGCAGCCTGGACCAGGCCGCCGAGCGGCAGAACGAGACGCTGCACGAGGTGGTGGCCCGTCAGCGCCGGCTCGACCAGCGCCGGTCGGAGGCCTCGATGAAGCTCTCCGAGCTGGAGGAGACCCGCCGGGCCCTGGCCGAGAGCAAGCAGCAGATCCAGCAGCGGCTGGCCAAGGCGCAGCGGCTGCTCAACAGCCTGGGGGCGGGCGAGCGGGCCCGGATGGTGGCCCAGGACGCCCGCGAGGCCGAGCAGCGGGCCACCCGTGGCACCGACCGCCTCGACCTGGGCACGGCCCCGCCCGCCTCCGAACGCGGCGCGGCCGCGCTGGCCGCCGCCGTGCGGATGATCGGTTCGCCCTATGTGTACGGATCCGCCGGGCCCCGCGCGTTCGACTGTTCCGGTCTGATGTACTGGAGCTGGCGGCAGGCCGGAGTGACCCTGCCGCGCACCTCGCAGGCCCAGGCGTACGCCGGCCAGCGGGTCAGCATCTCCGACGCGCGACCGGGAGACCTGGTGATCTTCTACCGGGACAGGCACCACGTCGGCATGTACGCCGGCGGCGGGGTGATCGTGCACGCCCCCTACCCGGGCGCCAAGGTCCGCTACGAGAGCGTCAACGCGATGCCCGTCGCGGAGGTGATCCGGCTCTGA
- a CDS encoding ROK family glucokinase, whose translation MALTIGVDVGGTKIAAGVVNEAGEILARTRVPTPADPQWAVDAIAQAVRELKEQYPDVVAAGVGAPGFVDRDRSTVIFAPNIDWEDEPLRGRIEELTGLDTVVENDANCAAWAEFRFGAAAEYSDMVLITVGTGIGGGIVLDGRLHRGRFGVAGEIGHLNMVPDGLPCGCGGKGCWEQYGSGRALRRYGREMAAADPVRGRRMLELNDGVAETIRGIHITEAAEAGDPLALDCYNELADWLGRGMADLAALFDPAVFVLGGGVSDSGRLLLDPVAKAFEHYLTGGVHRPRAEVVLASMGSASGIAGAADLARTV comes from the coding sequence ATGGCTCTGACCATCGGCGTCGACGTCGGCGGGACCAAGATCGCGGCAGGCGTGGTCAACGAGGCGGGCGAGATCCTGGCCCGGACCAGGGTGCCCACCCCGGCCGACCCGCAGTGGGCGGTCGATGCCATCGCGCAGGCCGTGCGCGAGCTCAAGGAGCAGTACCCCGACGTGGTCGCGGCCGGCGTCGGAGCCCCCGGCTTCGTCGACCGCGACCGTTCCACGGTGATCTTCGCCCCCAACATCGACTGGGAGGACGAGCCGCTGCGCGGCCGGATCGAGGAGCTCACCGGCCTGGACACCGTGGTCGAGAACGACGCCAACTGCGCCGCCTGGGCCGAGTTCCGCTTCGGCGCCGCCGCCGAGTACTCGGACATGGTGCTGATCACCGTCGGCACCGGCATCGGCGGCGGGATCGTCCTGGACGGCCGGCTGCACCGCGGCCGGTTCGGCGTGGCCGGCGAGATCGGCCACCTCAACATGGTCCCCGACGGCCTGCCCTGCGGCTGCGGCGGCAAGGGCTGCTGGGAGCAGTACGGCTCGGGCCGGGCGCTGCGCCGCTACGGCCGGGAGATGGCCGCCGCCGACCCCGTGCGCGGCCGGCGGATGCTGGAGCTGAACGACGGCGTCGCCGAGACCATCCGCGGCATCCACATCACCGAGGCGGCCGAGGCGGGCGACCCGCTCGCCCTGGACTGCTACAACGAGCTGGCCGACTGGCTGGGCCGCGGCATGGCCGACCTCGCCGCGCTCTTCGACCCGGCGGTCTTCGTGCTGGGCGGCGGGGTCTCCGACTCCGGCCGGCTGCTGCTCGACCCGGTCGCCAAGGCCTTCGAGCACTACCTGACCGGCGGGGTGCACCGCCCGCGCGCCGAGGTGGTGCTCGCCTCGATGGGCTCCGCCTCCGGCATCGCCGGCGCGGCGGACCTCGCCCGCACCGTCTGA
- a CDS encoding DUF5304 family protein has protein sequence MTTADDRTEQAAEHPFGPELGPLVDEVRRFASVVGQKAQEASADTLISLAGLAERLREKQPEVYGHLSAAGTGLAAAGGELMAAYRAAVAGHEHRWTAGDAARSERIDLDTPDGPSDKQ, from the coding sequence ATGACCACTGCCGACGACCGCACCGAGCAGGCCGCCGAGCACCCGTTCGGCCCGGAGCTGGGCCCGCTGGTGGACGAGGTGCGCCGGTTCGCGTCCGTCGTCGGCCAGAAGGCCCAGGAGGCGAGCGCCGACACCCTGATCTCGCTGGCCGGCCTCGCCGAGCGCCTGCGCGAGAAGCAGCCCGAGGTGTACGGCCACCTGTCCGCCGCCGGCACCGGCCTGGCCGCCGCCGGCGGGGAGCTGATGGCCGCCTACCGGGCCGCCGTGGCCGGCCACGAGCACCGCTGGACCGCTGGGGACGCCGCGCGCAGCGAGCGGATCGACCTCGACACACCTGACGGGCCGTCCGACAAGCAGTGA